In Solanum pennellii chromosome 7, SPENNV200, the following are encoded in one genomic region:
- the LOC107025370 gene encoding uncharacterized protein LOC107025370 — MKNYGYPMVMVIEHLQCSMSNDLLCKFPDNSAFDFDYTQSSIWSPLVPRPLSSASNRRLSSGLSRKLSYDDVSLGCTNFNKVTAKIKRKLSNAVTENMREYHSLKKRKKKEFEFTRLPSSSKLTSITPTPRKGWVKVLKAATKHFKKKKNKKIESTVDVNFCKSLTENSLVRTSTYP, encoded by the exons atgaaaaattatggaTATCCAATGGTGATGGTCATTGAACATTTGCAGTGTTCCATGTCCAATGATCTTCTCTGTAAGTTTCCAGATAATTCCGCCTTCGATTTCGATTATACCCAAAGTTCAATTTGGTCTCCTCTAGTACCAAGACCATTGTCGTCCGCGTCTAACCGGAGGCTCAGCTCTGGTTTATCTCGAAAGCTTTCGTATGACGATGTCTCGTTAGGATGTAccaattttaacaaagttaCAGCAAAAATCAAGAGGAAGTTGTCAAATGCTGTTACAGAGAATATGAGAGAATATCATAGtttaaagaagagaaagaagaaggagTTTGAGTTTACTCGTTTACCATCTTCTTCTAAACTCACCTCGATTACTCCAACCCCACGAAAG GGATGGGTTAAGGTACTGAAAGCGGCTACGAAGCatttcaagaagaagaagaacaagaagataGAATCCACAGTTGATGTTAATTTTTGCAAATCATTGACTGAAAACAGTCTTGTGCGAACTTCTACATATCCATAG